The Acidianus infernus genome window below encodes:
- a CDS encoding molybdopterin-dependent oxidoreductase: MESEKSKNELRISRRDFLKVSAITAAAAAAGYAASKNFVFDIFSPPVDEEQLQPGYQYSYAPNMCGICSSVCDILVNVEQKGNYIRAIEIDGNPLSTLNYGKLCARGRSGTLITYNKDRLKKPLIRTGPKGTWAFKEAEWDEAIQYILQKFQELNVQPWEMVLGGGAIPCANYRPEFIPFTFASQIPTIAGSPMQPCLFGEHLGMNLTIGTFDIHGDELADDFQHSSLIVIWGNNGNPAGIFVNKGSRLGKGLANDAFVIVLDPRQSEAASKADLWIPVKPGSDLAIAMGLIKYLIDNNYYDDYFVRYHTNAPFLVYQENGVYVPYTANYEDGTVQAFYVYDEISQSIVQVPPYTNTNMYSVDGKTIRPALRVQNLATPDGKQLITVFQALEQAVSQFTIDYVTQIADVDKSLIEEFYFRVGTMRPIDIATGQKGQEGSYTTMWRKAIGIIMALTGNIDVRGGWIYSGDHREGAIQLFQTYNSMVNSGQVKPGILIQRPQVLMSVPVLNLPGQMMQYVATALAYCNPSFWQHGHPAVWCAYNNTLTSQGLKPAAAFSLFPDTGVYEAMQGQVQWNGQPYNIKVIMTCCVNPAKNMQESEWKQILQNAFVIMIDIFPTDTALYADVILPDATYIEREEPITSRGATPDSGYRRRWQAIPRVYPYTIPELDLFVLLSYKLGFFEQYITWMANSVGLPADQLLQAMQKEMMPFVQYLEKYGTYPRWGEFVGKAFADVQSQIIAQQLNTTPDDVLSKLRTEGVITVKTFEDYVQNNERIPWNIPAGLPTGRIEIYSTILYYYVIKNFGYDPTWDPILAYVPPNWNAGYAVTPGQFVQPQPPYNDPTFKPTPPEMFYIEFKIPPIAYTFTTNVPTLEAITSNSYHTNIYQFAWINKETAQRLGINEGDWIAIISKLNGAKLIVRAHLTEWIRPDTIGVPEPWGQNNPALTYSTRSLKNFGNRAVTSIWPQSYDPLTGHRMAQQFTVLVRKATPDEISEYTQLAQVQTPDTLPSQENIPGNYTT, encoded by the coding sequence ATGGAAAGCGAAAAGTCAAAGAACGAATTAAGAATATCTAGAAGGGACTTTCTTAAAGTTTCTGCTATAACTGCAGCAGCTGCGGCTGCAGGATATGCTGCATCAAAGAACTTTGTATTTGATATCTTCTCTCCACCAGTAGACGAGGAGCAATTGCAGCCTGGGTATCAATATTCTTATGCCCCCAATATGTGCGGAATTTGTTCTTCAGTCTGTGATATTCTAGTTAACGTGGAGCAAAAGGGTAATTACATAAGGGCAATAGAAATAGACGGAAATCCTTTATCTACTCTTAATTATGGTAAGCTCTGTGCTAGAGGTAGAAGCGGAACGCTAATTACCTACAATAAAGATAGGCTAAAGAAACCGTTAATAAGGACTGGTCCAAAGGGTACATGGGCTTTTAAAGAGGCAGAATGGGATGAAGCTATACAATATATATTACAAAAATTCCAAGAATTAAACGTGCAACCTTGGGAAATGGTCTTGGGTGGAGGTGCAATACCATGTGCAAACTATAGGCCGGAATTTATACCTTTCACTTTTGCTTCGCAAATACCAACTATAGCCGGTAGCCCTATGCAACCCTGCTTATTCGGAGAGCATCTAGGAATGAACTTAACAATAGGCACTTTCGATATTCACGGCGACGAGTTGGCAGACGACTTTCAGCATTCGTCGCTTATAGTAATCTGGGGGAATAACGGCAATCCTGCTGGAATTTTTGTAAATAAAGGTTCGAGACTAGGTAAGGGATTAGCTAATGATGCGTTTGTAATAGTTCTGGATCCAAGGCAAAGCGAAGCCGCTTCAAAAGCCGATTTGTGGATTCCGGTAAAGCCCGGAAGCGATCTGGCAATAGCTATGGGTTTAATAAAGTATTTAATAGATAATAATTACTACGATGACTACTTTGTTAGATACCATACCAATGCCCCGTTCTTAGTATATCAAGAAAACGGCGTATATGTACCATATACGGCGAACTATGAAGACGGAACAGTACAAGCTTTCTACGTTTACGACGAGATAAGTCAAAGCATTGTCCAAGTCCCACCTTATACTAATACAAATATGTATTCAGTTGACGGAAAAACTATTAGGCCAGCGCTGAGAGTTCAGAACTTAGCGACCCCAGATGGAAAGCAATTGATAACAGTTTTCCAGGCTTTAGAGCAGGCGGTTTCTCAATTTACAATAGACTATGTGACACAAATTGCTGACGTCGATAAATCGTTAATTGAAGAATTCTACTTCAGAGTAGGTACTATGAGGCCTATAGATATTGCTACCGGCCAAAAGGGACAAGAAGGATCTTACACGACAATGTGGAGGAAAGCCATAGGCATAATTATGGCCCTTACTGGTAATATTGACGTCAGAGGAGGTTGGATATACAGCGGAGATCATAGAGAAGGGGCAATTCAGTTATTCCAGACTTATAATTCAATGGTGAACTCTGGGCAAGTTAAGCCCGGAATTCTAATACAAAGACCCCAAGTGTTAATGTCAGTTCCAGTACTTAATTTGCCAGGACAGATGATGCAATACGTAGCTACTGCCCTAGCTTACTGTAATCCGTCGTTCTGGCAGCACGGACATCCGGCTGTTTGGTGTGCTTATAATAATACGTTAACTTCCCAAGGTCTTAAACCGGCAGCTGCGTTTTCGCTATTTCCAGATACTGGAGTTTATGAAGCCATGCAAGGTCAAGTACAATGGAATGGACAACCCTATAATATTAAGGTTATAATGACTTGCTGTGTAAATCCGGCCAAGAACATGCAGGAATCAGAGTGGAAACAAATTTTACAAAATGCGTTTGTAATTATGATAGACATATTCCCAACAGATACTGCATTATATGCTGACGTAATTTTACCAGATGCCACTTACATTGAAAGGGAAGAGCCTATAACTAGTAGGGGTGCCACTCCAGATTCTGGATACAGAAGAAGGTGGCAAGCTATTCCTAGAGTCTATCCGTATACTATTCCAGAATTAGATTTGTTCGTCCTTCTCTCATACAAGCTAGGATTCTTCGAGCAGTATATCACTTGGATGGCAAACTCAGTTGGATTACCTGCGGATCAGTTACTACAAGCAATGCAAAAAGAAATGATGCCATTTGTTCAATACCTTGAGAAATATGGCACTTATCCAAGATGGGGAGAATTTGTAGGTAAGGCGTTTGCTGATGTTCAGTCTCAAATCATTGCGCAACAGCTCAATACTACTCCTGACGACGTTCTTAGCAAGTTAAGAACTGAAGGTGTAATAACTGTGAAGACTTTCGAAGATTATGTCCAGAATAATGAGAGAATTCCGTGGAATATTCCTGCAGGACTTCCAACCGGTAGAATAGAAATATACTCGACAATACTATACTATTATGTAATTAAGAACTTCGGTTATGACCCTACATGGGATCCAATACTTGCATATGTCCCTCCCAATTGGAACGCAGGATATGCCGTGACTCCTGGTCAATTCGTTCAACCGCAACCACCATATAACGATCCAACATTTAAGCCTACTCCTCCAGAAATGTTCTATATAGAGTTCAAAATACCTCCAATAGCCTACACTTTCACTACTAATGTACCCACCTTGGAGGCAATAACTTCAAACAGTTATCACACTAACATTTACCAGTTTGCCTGGATAAACAAAGAGACCGCTCAGAGGCTGGGAATAAATGAAGGAGATTGGATAGCGATAATAAGTAAACTAAACGGAGCAAAGTTAATAGTGAGAGCACATTTAACAGAGTGGATAAGGCCTGACACCATAGGAGTTCCAGAACCGTGGGGTCAAAATAATCCCGCTTTAACTTATTCAACTAGGTCTTTAAAGAACTTTGGAAATAGAGCAGTGACTAGTATATGGCCTCAAAGTTATGACCCGCTTACTGGTCATAGAATGGCACAACAATTCACGGTACTCGTAAGGAAAGCCACTCCAGACGAGATAAGCGAATATACTCAGTTAGCACAAGTTCAGACTCCAGATACTCTTCCTTCCCAGGAGAACATTCCTGGGAATTATACAACTTAA
- a CDS encoding TorD/DmsD family molecular chaperone, with protein MIWEEFKLFSYLFMGVKYNEKVKELLDKVKDRKYYENVKKITEMIDSGNKDQLATEFTRCFINDYKHLKCPPYESWYRERTIYGKVVAELYDIYSKYGIQPMKELPDHISTEMEFLAYVFYLGKEDEGKKFLVEHIFKWVPQFINDIEKYHYGEYTKLLGNSLKLFLEELSLELNK; from the coding sequence ATGATTTGGGAAGAGTTTAAGCTATTTTCCTATCTTTTTATGGGAGTTAAATACAACGAAAAAGTAAAGGAACTATTGGATAAAGTAAAAGATAGAAAATATTATGAAAATGTAAAGAAAATTACTGAAATGATAGACTCTGGAAATAAAGATCAGCTTGCTACAGAATTCACTAGATGCTTTATCAATGACTATAAACACTTAAAATGTCCTCCATATGAATCTTGGTATAGAGAAAGAACAATATACGGTAAGGTTGTGGCTGAATTGTACGACATTTACTCAAAATACGGTATTCAGCCCATGAAAGAATTACCCGATCACATATCCACTGAAATGGAATTCCTAGCTTATGTCTTCTATCTAGGTAAGGAAGACGAAGGTAAAAAATTTCTAGTCGAACATATATTTAAATGGGTACCGCAATTCATTAATGATATAGAAAAATATCATTACGGAGAGTATACAAAACTTTTAGGAAACTCATTAAAATTATTCCTTGAAGAACTGTCATTGGAATTAAATAAATAA
- a CDS encoding DUF1641 domain-containing protein: MSDEYLNQIITKLKEDKVIDSIVEYLYILKMVRDIWLNDEVIKDLGSLLNSILALVPIIEKLSEFLSDPEVVKIINTIASEDTIKIIQNPEKMSLTKLLSEMRNENFQRGLGLLVKIIEKIGEATEGK; the protein is encoded by the coding sequence ATGTCCGACGAATATCTGAATCAAATTATAACTAAATTGAAAGAAGATAAAGTAATTGATAGTATTGTAGAGTACCTATATATTCTAAAGATGGTTAGAGACATATGGCTTAATGACGAGGTAATAAAAGACCTAGGAAGTTTATTAAATTCTATATTGGCATTGGTGCCAATCATAGAGAAGTTATCTGAATTCCTTTCTGATCCAGAAGTTGTAAAAATTATAAATACAATTGCTAGCGAAGATACAATAAAAATTATTCAAAACCCTGAGAAGATGAGCTTAACTAAACTGTTATCAGAAATGAGGAACGAAAACTTCCAGAGAGGATTAGGCTTACTGGTAAAGATAATAGAAAAAATTGGGGAAGCCACCGAGGGCAAATAG
- a CDS encoding sulfurtransferase TusA family protein gives MSSLKIYKELDLTSPSCVGPIGELSSVVDELREGEAVKVILADEATKKNITLWVKKRGLKLIQESKEGDKYILLIGK, from the coding sequence ATGAGTTCTCTTAAGATCTATAAGGAGTTGGATTTAACTAGTCCGTCTTGTGTAGGTCCTATAGGTGAGTTATCTAGTGTTGTTGATGAGTTAAGGGAGGGTGAGGCTGTTAAGGTGATTTTAGCTGATGAGGCTACTAAGAAGAATATAACATTATGGGTTAAGAAGAGGGGTTTGAAGCTGATACAAGAGTCAAAAGAAGGAGACAAATACATACTATTAATAGGAAAATAA
- a CDS encoding 4Fe-4S dicluster domain-containing protein, translating to MENNFLSTPLIKIKVDVFYHSCPHNVTSGFYSCDPEEIASKLKGMKAVVIVGKYDEEHIKLYKEAALRAGINPLLVRVVDATWGENSIEENKKILENGWVAELALVEEKGLPVSRRELIKGELKIAKDRIDKPVWISDMCRLYRACTLCQDSCPYNAIKVDKKNGVIIDYNKCVACGLCVASCPMSALQFPSFSQQAIFELSKIKGDKRISCYKDTGNSIKLPCIGMLSAVDLVMLRSSGKVELYCPGCELSKNLDGLKSTVEDLNNAVGGFSLTVPGYNIQPKEVEKNIKIEQFSFLANKAEGRQNIIKNNNLPDISYEVQINEKICTMCESCAKWCPTNALTIEYSNDSEKLLFNPDKCIGCKICINVCPEGDNGCSSGSKAIKVFTAKEVKHEIKTLMKDEIVRCRVCGAIVGSRKSLNLVKKVMKERGLECEDEWLERCPTHRAEYSYKKFFGKEVRFKPRRGPNDLGRV from the coding sequence ATGGAAAATAATTTTTTATCCACACCTTTAATAAAAATTAAGGTAGACGTTTTTTATCACTCTTGTCCCCATAACGTCACCTCTGGATTCTACTCTTGTGATCCCGAAGAGATAGCCTCTAAACTTAAGGGAATGAAAGCAGTTGTAATTGTAGGCAAATACGACGAAGAGCACATTAAATTGTATAAAGAGGCCGCATTGAGAGCGGGTATAAATCCCCTACTTGTGAGAGTAGTTGACGCTACTTGGGGAGAAAATAGCATTGAGGAAAATAAGAAAATCTTGGAAAATGGGTGGGTAGCTGAGTTAGCATTAGTAGAGGAGAAAGGACTGCCGGTAAGTAGAAGAGAACTAATCAAGGGAGAATTAAAAATAGCTAAGGATAGGATAGATAAGCCCGTTTGGATTTCAGATATGTGTAGATTATATAGGGCTTGTACGCTGTGTCAAGATTCTTGTCCTTATAACGCCATAAAGGTTGATAAGAAGAATGGCGTCATTATAGATTATAATAAGTGTGTAGCTTGTGGTCTTTGCGTAGCAAGTTGTCCGATGAGCGCACTTCAGTTTCCGTCGTTTTCGCAACAAGCAATATTCGAACTCAGCAAGATCAAAGGAGATAAGAGAATTTCTTGTTATAAGGACACAGGGAATTCAATAAAACTGCCATGCATTGGAATGCTATCTGCAGTAGATTTAGTAATGCTTAGATCATCGGGCAAGGTTGAGCTATATTGTCCAGGATGCGAACTTTCTAAGAACTTGGACGGGCTTAAGAGTACAGTTGAAGATTTAAACAATGCCGTGGGAGGATTTTCTTTAACTGTGCCTGGATATAATATACAACCTAAAGAAGTGGAGAAAAATATAAAAATTGAGCAGTTCTCATTCCTCGCAAACAAGGCAGAAGGAAGGCAAAATATCATCAAGAATAATAATCTGCCAGATATTTCCTATGAGGTTCAAATTAACGAGAAAATTTGTACTATGTGCGAGAGTTGTGCAAAATGGTGCCCAACAAATGCGCTAACAATAGAATATTCTAATGATTCAGAAAAATTATTATTTAACCCTGATAAATGTATAGGTTGTAAAATTTGTATTAACGTTTGTCCTGAAGGAGATAACGGTTGCTCTTCTGGAAGTAAAGCAATAAAAGTATTTACTGCAAAGGAAGTTAAGCACGAGATTAAGACTTTAATGAAAGATGAAATAGTAAGGTGTAGAGTTTGTGGCGCAATTGTAGGATCTAGAAAGAGTCTTAATTTAGTTAAGAAGGTCATGAAAGAGAGAGGATTAGAGTGCGAGGATGAATGGCTCGAAAGATGTCCAACTCATAGGGCAGAATATTCATACAAAAAATTCTTTGGCAAGGAAGTAAGATTTAAGCCCAGGAGGGGTCCAAATGATTTGGGAAGAGTTTAA
- a CDS encoding NAD-dependent epimerase/dehydratase family protein: MRYLILGLGFLSTHIAEYISKYGEVTVTYRSLERVKEVYYKLLREKGVNFVKLDPLNNLDLLKRIIESNDVIINTIGKFGNVDVETAHVEIPKKVAENVQNQVLIHVSSAAATGLTGEVKEEDEHCKNVSPKTPYEISKCEGEKAVMKIAKEKGFPLAIIRPTFIYGKYGAHVHFVLMYWLSKFGIVPSMGISLSTISANRIAEIVRVLAEAKPRGVYMYAHECELVNFDRFFEIMAEALGRKKVIKLPMNKNILPPDFKCTLKYSGTRYDCTRITEYIGKVSFDEKEVSQNALFMDYLRRSGLLLAT, translated from the coding sequence ATGAGGTACCTTATTTTAGGTTTAGGATTTCTCTCCACCCATATTGCAGAGTACATATCTAAGTATGGAGAAGTAACCGTAACCTATAGGTCTTTAGAGAGAGTAAAAGAGGTATACTACAAGTTATTGAGGGAGAAGGGAGTTAATTTTGTTAAGTTAGATCCTTTAAACAATCTAGATTTGTTAAAGAGAATTATAGAATCAAATGATGTAATAATAAACACCATAGGTAAATTTGGCAACGTAGACGTAGAGACTGCACACGTAGAAATACCCAAGAAGGTAGCGGAGAACGTTCAAAATCAAGTTCTTATTCATGTAAGTTCTGCTGCTGCGACAGGCTTAACTGGTGAGGTTAAAGAAGAGGATGAGCATTGTAAAAACGTTTCTCCAAAAACTCCGTATGAAATAAGTAAATGCGAGGGAGAGAAAGCCGTAATGAAAATAGCCAAGGAAAAAGGTTTTCCTTTAGCCATAATTAGGCCTACGTTTATTTACGGTAAGTACGGTGCGCACGTGCATTTTGTATTAATGTATTGGCTATCCAAATTTGGAATTGTCCCGTCCATGGGAATTTCTCTCTCGACAATTAGTGCTAACCGTATTGCGGAAATAGTGAGAGTATTAGCTGAGGCTAAACCTAGAGGAGTTTATATGTATGCTCACGAGTGCGAGTTGGTAAATTTCGATAGATTCTTTGAAATAATGGCAGAAGCTCTAGGCAGGAAAAAAGTTATAAAATTGCCCATGAACAAAAATATTCTTCCACCAGATTTTAAGTGCACTTTAAAGTATTCGGGAACTAGGTATGACTGTACAAGGATAACTGAATATATTGGTAAAGTGAGCTTCGACGAAAAAGAAGTCTCACAGAATGCCCTATTTATGGATTACTTGAGAAGGAGCGGCTTATTATTAGCCACTTAG
- the nrfD gene encoding NrfD/PsrC family molybdoenzyme membrane anchor subunit yields the protein MNVKLWVWTIVFILIGGGIMFYGMSYNPLAWAQGFVSFTEPNDEPIPWGLLVIGYIFFGVIGTGVSTYNSLYELFNKNHKERNPFDKIKLRNEWLALAVLIPGWIMVFASTYKPAEALFIYLSFRSTSRIAWNGVLYALVGIGIIAEILALIGEKIKEEGKRGILDRFLAWLSSKTTFEIPGMLKLVVDIDALIVGYAILAELILDANLGSVFGYLSTWVYEFGPFMSILLVVASFYAGIAMISFITPLYSWLRRPTAITPTPAKPIATHISGSGSIDPEEDNTVFKVLARDGLLATIGIGFLVLWWVWLTATNQETLPWAELLINGSWSLVFWIGLVLIGIIIPIILYSIAYKKESKGWLFASSIFVLLGWFVLITLADVIPQAISWYYSVSPVSPPGSTWAYELRSNFNGVSQYTQLPFAISQYDLVWFAGSVLFLLGVYTLGVLLLPLEEEEKPKHWFFK from the coding sequence ATGAACGTCAAACTATGGGTCTGGACTATAGTCTTTATCTTAATAGGAGGAGGTATAATGTTTTATGGAATGAGTTATAATCCTCTAGCGTGGGCTCAAGGGTTTGTAAGTTTTACTGAGCCTAACGATGAACCTATACCTTGGGGTTTACTTGTAATAGGTTATATATTCTTCGGAGTCATAGGTACTGGAGTTAGTACATATAATTCCCTCTACGAATTGTTTAATAAGAATCATAAAGAGAGAAATCCATTCGATAAGATAAAGCTCAGGAATGAGTGGTTGGCTTTAGCAGTACTTATACCAGGATGGATAATGGTTTTCGCATCCACATATAAACCTGCCGAAGCGTTATTCATATACTTGAGCTTTAGAAGCACTTCAAGGATAGCATGGAACGGCGTTCTGTATGCGTTAGTCGGGATAGGGATAATTGCTGAAATACTTGCATTAATAGGAGAAAAAATCAAGGAAGAAGGAAAAAGAGGAATACTTGATAGGTTTTTAGCATGGTTATCTAGTAAAACAACTTTCGAAATACCCGGAATGCTAAAACTCGTAGTTGACATTGACGCGTTAATAGTAGGTTATGCAATATTAGCTGAACTTATACTTGACGCTAACTTAGGCTCGGTGTTCGGGTATCTGTCAACGTGGGTATACGAATTTGGACCATTTATGTCAATCCTATTGGTAGTAGCATCTTTCTATGCAGGAATAGCAATGATATCATTCATAACGCCACTATATTCATGGTTAAGAAGACCGACTGCAATAACTCCCACACCTGCAAAGCCCATAGCTACTCATATCAGCGGTAGTGGGAGCATTGATCCAGAAGAAGATAATACAGTATTTAAGGTCTTAGCTAGAGACGGACTTTTAGCGACAATAGGAATAGGCTTCTTAGTATTATGGTGGGTGTGGCTTACTGCGACAAACCAAGAGACATTGCCTTGGGCTGAATTATTAATTAATGGAAGTTGGAGCTTGGTTTTCTGGATAGGCTTGGTGCTGATCGGCATAATAATTCCTATAATATTATATTCTATAGCGTACAAAAAGGAAAGCAAAGGCTGGTTATTCGCGTCCTCAATATTTGTACTACTAGGCTGGTTTGTATTAATAACTTTGGCAGATGTAATTCCTCAAGCTATAAGCTGGTATTATTCAGTTTCTCCCGTAAGTCCGCCTGGATCTACATGGGCTTACGAATTAAGAAGTAACTTTAATGGAGTATCTCAATACACCCAATTACCTTTTGCAATAAGCCAGTACGACCTAGTATGGTTTGCAGGCTCTGTATTATTCCTACTCGGCGTCTACACATTGGGAGTATTACTATTACCTCTGGAAGAAGAAGAAAAGCCAAAGCACTGGTTCTTTAAGTGA
- a CDS encoding CBS domain-containing protein, with translation MALKAKLKHKNVLTVSGEEIVKNIKSQIAKYRVIVVTEGNKIIGYLTNDEIENANENERLKDIIKKEKSVLTITGKEDPLEILNLMVRSRIDYLIIVDEKGRVKGALSIDDALENVKRMIKNTINSC, from the coding sequence ATGGCGCTGAAAGCAAAATTAAAGCACAAAAATGTTTTAACAGTGAGCGGAGAAGAAATAGTCAAGAATATTAAATCACAAATTGCAAAGTATCGAGTAATTGTTGTTACAGAAGGGAATAAAATTATAGGATATTTAACCAATGATGAGATTGAAAATGCAAATGAGAACGAAAGATTAAAAGATATAATTAAAAAGGAAAAGAGTGTTCTAACAATAACCGGAAAAGAAGATCCTTTGGAAATCTTAAACTTGATGGTAAGAAGTCGTATAGATTATTTAATAATTGTAGATGAAAAAGGAAGGGTTAAAGGAGCTTTAAGTATAGATGACGCTTTAGAAAACGTAAAAAGAATGATAAAAAACACGATTAATTCTTGTTAG
- a CDS encoding NAD(P)/FAD-dependent oxidoreductase yields the protein MKKIVILGGGIGGTILANRLAKKLSSEINKGNVEITVLDKRDYHVYQPSQLLVALGIEDYDQLIRPERSLLEPSIKFYSGNKGDVRKIDLANHKVISADGTEYNYDYLIISTGSHLAWNEIKGYREHALSVWYLDDVLKIKQAIDSFKGGTIVINVARLPIKCPVAPVELTLILHDLLRKKGIRDKSRIIYTYPAPGVFGIKQANDLFTEMFKERGIEIVSNYVVDYVENNTLVSQSGEKIKFDLLLGVPPHKGADVLSGLEIADRRNWIDVDKYTLNVKGYDNVYAIGDATSLPISKSGSVAHFESGPVAENIVHDILGTSGKVLYDGSVFCFCVGGIGTSSYIRYNYDYVLPVVTPTKTIWWMKLMYDRMYWSLTARAVI from the coding sequence ATGAAGAAAATTGTTATTTTAGGAGGGGGTATTGGAGGTACAATACTTGCAAATAGGCTAGCAAAGAAATTATCGAGTGAAATAAATAAGGGTAATGTAGAAATAACAGTTCTAGATAAGAGAGATTATCACGTTTACCAGCCTTCTCAATTGTTAGTCGCACTAGGAATAGAAGACTACGACCAGCTAATAAGACCGGAAAGATCGCTTTTAGAACCTAGCATTAAGTTTTATAGTGGAAACAAAGGTGATGTAAGAAAAATAGATCTAGCTAACCATAAGGTTATTTCTGCAGACGGTACTGAGTACAATTATGACTATTTAATAATTTCAACTGGATCCCACCTAGCGTGGAACGAGATTAAGGGTTATAGAGAACACGCGCTTTCTGTATGGTATTTAGACGACGTTCTTAAAATTAAGCAGGCAATAGATTCATTTAAAGGAGGAACAATAGTAATTAACGTTGCAAGGTTACCTATAAAATGTCCCGTGGCACCAGTAGAATTAACTTTAATATTACACGATTTGTTGAGGAAGAAAGGAATTAGAGATAAATCCAGGATTATTTATACGTATCCTGCTCCAGGGGTTTTCGGAATTAAACAAGCTAATGATTTATTTACCGAGATGTTTAAAGAAAGAGGAATAGAAATAGTTTCCAATTATGTAGTAGATTATGTAGAAAATAATACCTTGGTTTCGCAAAGTGGAGAAAAAATAAAATTTGACCTATTGTTAGGAGTGCCTCCCCACAAAGGAGCAGACGTATTAAGCGGACTGGAAATAGCAGATAGAAGAAATTGGATAGACGTAGACAAATACACGTTAAATGTAAAAGGTTACGATAACGTTTACGCAATAGGTGATGCAACTAGTTTACCTATTTCAAAATCAGGTTCAGTTGCACATTTCGAGAGCGGTCCAGTTGCGGAGAATATAGTTCATGATATTTTAGGTACCAGCGGAAAAGTACTTTACGATGGCTCAGTATTTTGCTTCTGTGTAGGAGGTATAGGGACATCAAGTTATATTAGATATAATTACGATTATGTCTTACCAGTGGTAACTCCTACTAAAACAATATGGTGGATGAAACTCATGTATGACCGTATGTATTGGAGTTTGACAGCAAGGGCAGTGATCTAA
- a CDS encoding 4Fe-4S dicluster domain-containing protein has product MTENPYLAFGNNRSCKKWGFVVRVDQCLGCMACMAACAIENQTPFWEELWRTHVEDLEVGEFPNSQRMFVPRLCMQCENPPCYYVCPTGATQIVDGGIVVVDEYKCMGCLYCVEACPFGARYFYTYDDIQKAKEYYGDNLIHVVPHVDKCTFCYGTAPGGTYTPACVRTCVGGARVFGCLDDPNSEVSVLVNTGQAVVLNPQLNVQPKVFYVFNKQSGRYAQGGDNS; this is encoded by the coding sequence ATGACTGAAAATCCGTATTTAGCATTTGGGAATAATAGATCTTGTAAGAAATGGGGATTCGTAGTTAGAGTAGATCAATGCCTAGGTTGCATGGCTTGTATGGCAGCTTGTGCAATCGAAAATCAGACACCGTTCTGGGAGGAATTATGGAGAACGCACGTAGAAGACTTAGAAGTGGGCGAATTTCCTAACTCTCAAAGAATGTTTGTACCAAGATTGTGCATGCAATGCGAAAATCCTCCATGCTATTACGTATGCCCTACTGGAGCTACGCAGATAGTTGATGGCGGTATAGTCGTTGTAGACGAATACAAATGCATGGGATGTCTGTACTGCGTAGAAGCTTGCCCATTCGGAGCCAGATACTTTTACACTTACGATGATATACAAAAAGCCAAGGAATACTATGGGGATAATCTAATACACGTAGTCCCTCATGTAGATAAATGTACGTTCTGCTACGGTACAGCTCCAGGTGGTACATATACTCCAGCATGCGTAAGGACTTGTGTTGGCGGAGCTAGAGTTTTCGGATGTCTTGATGATCCCAATAGCGAAGTTTCAGTTCTAGTAAATACTGGACAAGCTGTCGTTCTAAATCCTCAGCTCAATGTTCAACCTAAGGTATTTTATGTTTTTAATAAGCAATCTGGAAGATATGCACAAGGAGGTGATAACTCATGA